One Cedecea neteri DNA segment encodes these proteins:
- a CDS encoding MFS transporter, producing MRDSNFRRWLTLAIISISGGVSFDLAYLRYIYQIPMAKFMGFSNTEIGLIMSTFGITAIILYAPSGIIADKFSHRLMMTLAMIATGLLGIVMAFYPPLWVMIVIQVAFAVTTILMLWSVSIKAASLLGDHSEQGKIMGWMEGLRGVGVMALAVFTMWVFSRFAPEDANSLKAVILIYSGVYIALGVLCWFFVSDGFTGRTEDSQEAKKPAFQLKDILSVLRISTTWYCSMVIFGVYTIYAILSYSTNYLTEMYGMSLVAASYMGIVINKIFRAVCGPLGGIITTYSRIKSPTRVVQLLSIVGAVALVALLATNANPQSVAMGIGLILLLGFTCYASRGLYWACPGEARTPPYIMGTTVGICSVIGFLPDVFVYPLVGHWQDTLPAEEAYRNMWLMGLAALCMVIVFAFLLIRKIRAADIAQEKLASLAATGE from the coding sequence ATGCGTGATTCAAATTTTCGTCGCTGGCTAACGCTGGCAATAATAAGTATCAGTGGTGGTGTAAGTTTTGACCTTGCTTATTTAAGGTATATTTACCAAATCCCCATGGCAAAATTCATGGGATTTAGCAATACCGAAATAGGCTTAATTATGAGTACTTTCGGAATAACCGCAATTATCCTTTATGCGCCGAGCGGAATTATTGCCGACAAATTCTCTCACCGCTTAATGATGACGCTGGCGATGATTGCCACCGGCCTGCTGGGAATTGTCATGGCGTTCTACCCGCCGCTGTGGGTAATGATCGTCATTCAGGTCGCTTTCGCCGTGACCACCATTCTGATGCTGTGGTCGGTCTCCATTAAGGCGGCTTCCCTGCTGGGGGATCATAGCGAGCAGGGAAAAATCATGGGCTGGATGGAAGGCCTGCGCGGCGTCGGCGTGATGGCGCTGGCGGTGTTCACCATGTGGGTGTTCTCGCGCTTCGCGCCGGAAGATGCCAACAGCCTTAAAGCCGTTATTCTTATCTACAGCGGCGTTTATATTGCGCTCGGCGTGCTGTGTTGGTTCTTTGTCAGCGATGGCTTTACCGGCCGTACAGAAGACTCTCAGGAAGCCAAAAAACCAGCGTTCCAGCTTAAAGATATCCTGTCCGTTTTACGGATCAGCACCACCTGGTACTGCAGTATGGTGATCTTCGGGGTTTACACCATTTATGCCATCCTGAGCTATTCCACCAACTATCTGACCGAGATGTACGGCATGTCGCTGGTGGCCGCCAGTTACATGGGCATTGTGATCAATAAAATCTTCCGCGCCGTTTGTGGCCCACTCGGCGGCATTATTACGACCTACAGCAGAATCAAATCGCCCACTCGCGTGGTGCAGCTGCTCTCTATTGTTGGCGCAGTCGCCCTGGTAGCGCTGCTGGCGACCAACGCCAATCCTCAGTCGGTTGCGATGGGCATTGGGCTTATTTTGCTGCTGGGATTCACCTGTTATGCCTCACGCGGGCTGTACTGGGCCTGCCCCGGCGAAGCGAGAACGCCGCCCTATATTATGGGTACCACCGTGGGGATTTGTTCGGTCATCGGCTTCCTGCCGGACGTGTTCGTTTACCCGCTTGTCGGCCACTGGCAGGACACCCTGCCCGCTGAAGAAGCCTACCGCAATATGTGGCTGATGGGATTAGCCGCGCTGTGCATGGTCATCGTGTTTGCCTTTTTGCTGATTCGCAAAATTCGCGCCGCCGACATCGCACAGGAAAAATTGGCATCACTGGCCGCAACGGGCGAGTGA
- a CDS encoding FAD-binding oxidoreductase has translation MSLSREAIVDQLKEIVGPQQVITDEKVLQKNSIDRFRKYADIHGVYTQPLPAAVVKLQNTEQVSSVLAFLNSNHITCIPRTGASATEGGLEAVVKNSVVLDGSGLNKIIDIDIENMQATAQCGVPLEVLEDALRAKGYTTGHSPQSKPLAQMGGLVATRSIGQFSTLYGAIEDMVVGLEAVFPDGSITRIKNVPRRAAGPDIRHVIIGNEGALCYITEVTVKIFKYMPENNLFYGYILDNMKTGFNILREVMVEGYRPSIARLYDAEDGTQHFTHFADGKCVLIFMAEGSKRLAEATGAGIEEIVARHPECKKVDSKLIETWFNNLNWGPDKVAAERVQILKTGNMGFTTEVSGSWSCINEIYHNVIERIRNEFPHAGDITMLGGHSSHSYINGTNMYFVYDYNVVDCKPEEEIDKYHNPLNKIIVEETIRLGGSMVHHHGIGKHRVHWSKLEHGTAWPIMQGLKDQYDPNGIMNTGTIWPIEK, from the coding sequence ATGTCTTTATCTCGCGAAGCAATTGTGGATCAATTAAAAGAAATCGTTGGCCCGCAGCAGGTTATTACCGATGAAAAAGTATTGCAGAAAAACAGTATCGACCGGTTCAGAAAATATGCGGATATTCATGGCGTGTACACTCAGCCGCTGCCGGCCGCGGTAGTGAAACTGCAGAACACTGAGCAAGTCTCCAGCGTACTGGCGTTTCTGAACAGCAACCACATCACCTGTATCCCGCGTACCGGCGCTTCCGCAACGGAAGGTGGCCTGGAAGCCGTGGTGAAAAACTCCGTGGTGCTGGACGGCTCCGGACTGAACAAGATTATCGATATCGACATTGAAAACATGCAGGCCACCGCCCAGTGCGGTGTGCCGCTGGAAGTGCTGGAAGATGCGCTGCGTGCAAAAGGCTACACCACCGGCCACTCGCCGCAGTCAAAACCACTGGCACAAATGGGCGGTCTTGTGGCAACCCGCAGCATTGGTCAGTTCTCAACCCTATACGGGGCGATTGAGGACATGGTGGTGGGTCTCGAAGCTGTGTTCCCGGACGGCAGCATCACGCGCATTAAAAACGTGCCGCGCCGTGCTGCTGGCCCGGACATTCGCCACGTGATTATCGGCAACGAAGGGGCGCTCTGCTATATCACCGAAGTGACGGTGAAAATCTTCAAGTACATGCCGGAAAACAACCTGTTCTACGGCTACATCCTCGACAACATGAAAACCGGGTTCAACATCCTGCGCGAAGTAATGGTGGAAGGCTATCGCCCATCGATTGCCCGCCTGTATGACGCCGAAGATGGTACCCAGCACTTCACCCATTTTGCCGACGGCAAATGCGTGCTGATCTTTATGGCAGAAGGCTCTAAGCGCCTGGCCGAAGCGACCGGCGCGGGCATCGAAGAAATTGTTGCCCGTCACCCGGAATGCAAGAAGGTGGACAGCAAGCTCATCGAAACCTGGTTCAACAACCTGAACTGGGGCCCGGATAAAGTGGCAGCAGAACGCGTGCAGATCCTGAAAACCGGCAACATGGGCTTTACCACCGAAGTTTCCGGCAGCTGGAGCTGCATTAATGAGATTTACCACAATGTGATCGAGCGCATTCGCAATGAGTTCCCACATGCAGGTGATATCACTATGCTGGGCGGCCACTCTTCCCACAGCTACATCAACGGCACCAACATGTACTTCGTGTACGACTACAACGTGGTGGACTGCAAGCCGGAAGAGGAGATCGACAAGTACCACAACCCGCTGAACAAAATCATCGTGGAAGAGACGATTCGCCTCGGCGGCTCGATGGTGCACCACCACGGGATCGGCAAGCACCGCGTGCACTGGTCCAAGCTTGAGCACGGCACCGCCTGGCCAATCATGCAGGGCCTGAAAGATCAGTACGATCCGAACGGCATCATGAATACCGGCACGATTTGGCCGATTGAAAAATAA
- a CDS encoding 4Fe-4S dicluster domain-containing protein, which translates to MNLHEKLARNAWQPAEKPHIVPADNPDIEQLALLVRACPAGLYRQKEDGSLHIDTPGCLECGTCRLLCDEQTLSRWRYPPAGCGIQLRFG; encoded by the coding sequence GTGAACCTGCATGAAAAACTGGCCAGGAACGCCTGGCAGCCTGCGGAGAAACCGCATATTGTCCCGGCAGACAATCCCGATATTGAACAGCTTGCTCTGCTAGTACGCGCCTGCCCCGCCGGGTTATACAGACAGAAAGAAGACGGCAGCCTGCACATTGATACCCCCGGCTGCCTGGAGTGCGGCACCTGCCGCCTGCTGTGCGACGAACAAACCCTCAGCCGCTGGCGCTACCCGCCCGCAGGCTGCGGCATCCAATTACGCTTTGGTTAA
- a CDS encoding SDR family oxidoreductase has translation MSLSALNEFSLDFFSLKGKTAIVTGGNSGLGQAFAMALAKAGANVFIPTVVEEKGETRQLIEQQGVKVAFMTVDITEKGAPAQVIAQCLETFGSVDILVNNAGICKLNKVLDFGRADWDPMININLTAAFELSYEAAKVMIPQKHGKIINICSLFSYLGGQWSPAYSATKHALAGLTKAYCDELGQYNIQVNGIAPGYYATDITTETRKNPETNKRVLDHIPANRWGETQDLMGAMVYLSSRASDYVNGHLLVVDGGYLVR, from the coding sequence ATGTCGCTCAGCGCACTCAACGAATTCTCACTGGACTTCTTCTCGCTCAAAGGGAAGACGGCGATTGTCACCGGCGGTAACAGCGGGCTTGGGCAGGCGTTCGCCATGGCGCTGGCTAAGGCCGGGGCGAATGTGTTTATTCCAACGGTGGTGGAAGAGAAAGGCGAAACGCGTCAACTTATTGAACAGCAAGGCGTAAAAGTGGCGTTTATGACCGTGGATATCACGGAGAAAGGCGCCCCGGCTCAGGTCATCGCCCAGTGCCTGGAAACCTTTGGCTCGGTGGATATTCTGGTCAACAACGCCGGGATCTGTAAGCTCAACAAGGTGCTGGATTTCGGCCGTGCCGACTGGGACCCGATGATCAACATCAACCTGACCGCGGCGTTCGAATTAAGCTACGAAGCGGCCAAAGTGATGATCCCGCAAAAGCACGGAAAAATCATTAATATCTGTTCGCTATTTTCTTATCTTGGCGGCCAGTGGTCTCCGGCTTATTCCGCCACAAAACACGCGCTGGCCGGTTTAACGAAAGCCTATTGTGATGAATTAGGCCAATATAATATTCAGGTGAACGGTATTGCTCCTGGTTATTATGCCACCGATATTACGACCGAAACGCGTAAAAACCCGGAAACCAACAAGCGCGTACTGGATCATATTCCAGCCAACCGCTGGGGTGAAACGCAGGATCTTATGGGGGCAATGGTTTATTTATCCAGCCGTGCTTCAGATTATGTTAATGGCCATTTGTTAGTCGTTGATGGTGGTTATTTAGTCAGGTAA
- a CDS encoding glycerol-3-phosphate responsive antiterminator: MSLMSLLKQHPLIAAVKDNQSLQLALESDCQVISVLFGNICTITGIVQQIKKANKYALVHVDLLEGTSNKEIVINFLKLVTQADGVISTKAPMVKAARAQGFFAIHRLFIVDSISYHNIDKQVAQSNPDCIEILPGCMPKVMKWVTEKIDLPVIAGGLVCDAEDANNALSAGALAISTTNTGVWQLAKYLP, translated from the coding sequence GTGTCCCTGATGTCCCTACTCAAGCAACACCCGCTGATTGCAGCGGTAAAAGATAACCAGAGCCTGCAGCTGGCGCTGGAATCCGACTGCCAGGTGATTTCCGTGCTGTTCGGCAATATCTGCACCATTACCGGTATCGTGCAGCAAATTAAGAAGGCGAATAAATACGCGCTGGTGCACGTCGATTTACTGGAAGGGACGTCGAATAAAGAGATTGTGATTAACTTTCTGAAACTGGTGACCCAGGCCGACGGGGTGATCAGCACCAAAGCGCCGATGGTGAAAGCGGCCAGGGCTCAGGGGTTCTTTGCCATTCACCGGCTGTTTATCGTCGATTCCATCTCTTACCACAACATCGATAAACAGGTGGCCCAGTCGAACCCGGACTGCATCGAAATCCTGCCGGGCTGTATGCCGAAGGTAATGAAATGGGTCACGGAAAAAATCGATCTTCCGGTGATTGCCGGTGGCCTGGTGTGCGACGCGGAGGATGCCAACAACGCGCTCAGCGCCGGAGCATTGGCTATCTCCACCACCAATACCGGCGTCTGGCAGTTGGCTAAATATCTTCCCTGA
- a CDS encoding electron transfer flavoprotein subunit alpha/FixB family protein: MKIALILPEARQASVLNEIGHFIARSEMAAEHVEAWLLPESEYSEPLLDGLYAHFVRAPVDMLLFPSGWQGAELATRLAHRLQGEAWSAINDADFPRQVVHKNAYGGALVAALQLQNKPWCLSVAAAPGAKTWQPEIEYVQIPVAAQKPGWLVESAVIADEAESGLADARLVLVVGRGVGSPQGMAQVEEIACGLGMETGASREAVMHAWCSMDKLLGMSGTQVAADVCIAAGVSGAPAFISGIAHSQFIVAINNDPQAAIFRHADVGIVDDLLPVLAELQTCVREDI; this comes from the coding sequence ATGAAAATTGCCCTGATTCTGCCTGAAGCGAGGCAAGCGTCGGTGCTCAATGAGATAGGGCATTTCATTGCCCGCAGTGAAATGGCAGCAGAACATGTCGAAGCCTGGCTGCTGCCGGAGAGTGAATACAGCGAGCCGCTGCTTGATGGTTTGTATGCCCACTTTGTGCGTGCTCCAGTAGACATGCTGCTATTTCCTTCTGGCTGGCAGGGCGCAGAGCTTGCCACCCGGCTGGCGCACCGGCTGCAAGGGGAGGCGTGGAGCGCGATTAACGACGCGGATTTTCCCCGGCAGGTAGTGCATAAAAACGCCTATGGCGGCGCGCTGGTGGCAGCGCTTCAACTGCAAAATAAGCCCTGGTGCCTGAGCGTAGCCGCCGCGCCGGGAGCCAAAACCTGGCAGCCGGAGATCGAGTACGTGCAGATACCCGTTGCAGCACAGAAACCTGGCTGGCTGGTTGAGTCTGCGGTAATTGCCGATGAAGCCGAATCCGGCCTGGCCGATGCCAGGCTTGTGCTGGTGGTGGGGCGGGGCGTTGGCAGCCCGCAAGGCATGGCGCAGGTGGAGGAGATCGCCTGCGGGCTGGGCATGGAAACCGGCGCCAGCCGCGAAGCGGTGATGCACGCCTGGTGCAGTATGGACAAGCTGCTGGGGATGTCCGGTACTCAGGTTGCCGCAGATGTTTGCATTGCGGCAGGCGTTTCCGGCGCACCGGCTTTTATCAGCGGCATTGCCCACAGTCAGTTCATTGTTGCCATCAACAACGATCCGCAGGCGGCGATTTTCCGCCATGCTGATGTGGGGATCGTCGATGATTTGCTGCCGGTGCTAGCCGAGCTGCAAACCTGCGTCAGGGAAGATATTTAG
- a CDS encoding electron transfer flavoprotein subunit beta/FixA family protein has product MNILLAFKAEPDLAMLAEKDWLAAGQGSLDTSITRPCLGEDEAAAAEILLHQAEGLNLTALSIGLERADSFLRQFKALGFLRAVRLQPDDELTFSPASVAALLAAWQQQHSQSLVVMGSRSAEGNSGQTGFYLAEQLGWPCFSQVYDFTLDAERQQVCLKQRHGTGKRSLTVRLPAVLMIESGGDYCLRTPGLRQKLAVKASDVEVLPVKAQDYEGAVSPLVGLDHPQRQRGGLIIQGSDAREKARSLYRDWLRKRMQS; this is encoded by the coding sequence ATGAACATTCTGTTAGCCTTTAAGGCCGAGCCCGATCTCGCCATGCTGGCGGAAAAAGACTGGCTGGCCGCCGGGCAGGGTAGCCTGGACACGTCGATAACGCGCCCTTGCCTGGGGGAAGATGAGGCTGCTGCCGCGGAGATACTGCTGCATCAGGCTGAAGGCCTGAACCTTACCGCCTTAAGCATTGGCCTTGAACGCGCGGACAGTTTTCTTCGCCAGTTCAAAGCGCTGGGGTTCCTGCGAGCCGTGCGGCTGCAGCCGGATGATGAGCTAACTTTTTCCCCCGCATCAGTGGCTGCTTTGCTGGCCGCATGGCAGCAGCAACATTCTCAATCTCTGGTGGTCATGGGCTCACGCAGCGCCGAAGGTAACAGCGGGCAGACGGGTTTTTACCTCGCCGAACAGCTGGGCTGGCCATGCTTCAGCCAGGTCTATGATTTCACGCTCGATGCTGAACGGCAGCAGGTTTGCCTGAAACAGCGGCACGGCACAGGGAAACGCAGCCTTACCGTGCGGTTGCCAGCGGTGCTGATGATTGAAAGCGGGGGGGATTACTGCCTGAGAACGCCTGGGCTGCGGCAAAAGCTGGCGGTGAAAGCTTCGGACGTTGAGGTTTTGCCTGTGAAAGCCCAGGACTATGAGGGGGCCGTATCTCCTCTGGTCGGGCTGGATCACCCTCAGCGGCAGCGCGGTGGCTTAATTATTCAGGGCAGCGACGCGCGTGAAAAGGCCCGCAGCCTCTACCGCGACTGGTTACGTAAAAGGATGCAGTCATGA
- a CDS encoding MFS transporter, with the protein MHAEPVRMDDLPLNRFHLRIAGLTFGAHLTDGYVLGVIGFALVMITPQMGLTPLQEGLVGGSALFGLFLGSLVLGWISDHIGRQKIFNFSFVLITLASFLQFFVSNVEQLILLRVLIGIGLGGDYSVGHTMLAEFSPRKHRGVLLGAFSVVWTLGYVLASLIGHQLVESGPDAWRWLLASAAFPALLITLLRWGTPESPRWLLRQGRVSEAHQIVRRCFGEHVVISDEIAVPTSRHLRTLFSEQYWRRTAFNSLFFVCLVIPWFAIYTWLPSITGLLGMQDGLTASLLLNMVLVVGAIAGLVLTHRCSRRGFLIGGFLVLFFSLTALALVPEQHGTIILLLFFVFTLTISAVSNLVGVLPAESFPTDIRSLGVGFATSMSRLGSAISTGLLPVALVSFGVQNTMLLLSAVLMLGLLVSVFWAPETRNMSLVAASGNKEQPPGVNHEHSVSL; encoded by the coding sequence ATGCACGCCGAACCGGTTCGTATGGATGACCTGCCGCTTAATCGCTTTCATTTACGCATTGCCGGGCTGACCTTTGGCGCTCACCTGACGGATGGCTACGTGCTCGGCGTAATTGGTTTTGCGCTGGTGATGATTACGCCGCAAATGGGCCTGACGCCACTTCAGGAAGGATTAGTGGGCGGCTCGGCGCTGTTTGGGCTGTTTCTTGGCAGCCTGGTGCTGGGCTGGATCTCCGATCATATTGGTCGTCAGAAAATTTTTAACTTCAGCTTCGTGCTCATCACACTGGCCTCTTTTTTACAGTTTTTCGTTAGCAACGTAGAGCAGCTGATTCTGCTGCGGGTGTTGATTGGTATCGGGCTGGGCGGTGACTACTCAGTGGGCCACACCATGCTGGCCGAATTTTCCCCGCGCAAACATCGTGGCGTGCTGCTCGGCGCGTTTAGCGTAGTCTGGACGCTGGGTTACGTGCTGGCAAGCCTCATTGGGCATCAGCTAGTGGAGAGCGGTCCGGATGCCTGGCGCTGGCTGCTGGCTTCCGCTGCCTTTCCCGCGCTATTAATCACTTTATTACGTTGGGGAACCCCGGAATCTCCCCGCTGGCTGCTTCGCCAGGGGCGAGTGTCCGAAGCGCATCAGATTGTGCGCCGTTGCTTCGGCGAACACGTCGTTATTAGCGATGAGATTGCGGTGCCGACCTCCCGTCATCTCCGCACGCTGTTTTCCGAACAATACTGGCGGCGTACCGCGTTTAATAGCCTGTTCTTTGTTTGCCTGGTGATCCCGTGGTTTGCGATTTATACCTGGCTGCCGTCCATTACCGGGCTGCTGGGTATGCAGGATGGCCTGACCGCCAGCCTGCTGCTGAATATGGTGCTGGTGGTGGGGGCGATTGCGGGCCTGGTGCTGACTCACCGCTGCTCAAGGCGTGGCTTCCTGATCGGCGGTTTTCTGGTGCTGTTCTTCAGCCTTACCGCGCTGGCGCTGGTGCCGGAACAACACGGTACAATTATTCTGCTGCTGTTCTTTGTTTTTACGCTGACCATTTCAGCGGTCAGCAACCTGGTCGGCGTGCTGCCGGCGGAGAGTTTCCCGACGGATATTCGCTCGCTGGGCGTAGGGTTTGCGACGTCGATGAGCCGCCTGGGCTCGGCAATCAGCACCGGCCTGTTGCCGGTGGCGCTGGTTTCCTTCGGGGTGCAAAACACCATGCTTTTACTCAGCGCGGTGCTTATGCTGGGCCTGCTGGTTTCCGTCTTCTGGGCGCCGGAAACGCGAAACATGAGCCTTGTGGCCGCGTCCGGGAATAAAGAGCAGCCACCGGGAGTGAACCATGAACATTCTGTTAGCCTTTAA